CGGCGTGTTCGCGAAGGAGCATCAGCATGCCCAGCGCGGAGCTGTCCATGGTATTGACCTCTTCCAGGTCGAGCACGTAACTGCGCGCGGCGGGCACGTCACCCAGGCACACGTCGTGGAAGGCGCGATGGATGGAGAAGTCGAAGCGATCGCCCAGGTGGAGCGTGAGCGTGCCCTGTTCGGTATCGTGGTGGACGTTGATGGCCATGATGGAATCCCTCAGAACAGGTCGATGTCGCCGGCGGCCATGGACTGCTGCAACGCAGGGCCGCGCGAGCGCAGGCGGGCGCGTTCGCGCTGCTCGGCCAGGCGGGCGCGCACGCGCTGGGCGCGGGCATTCAGTTCGCTGGCGTCGGCCGGCACGCAGGCCAGTTCTTCGATGTCGCGCGTGCAGTCGGCGGTGATTTCCTGCAGTTCCACCAGGCGCGTGCGCGTCTGGTGCAGGAGCTGGCTGAGGATGTCCTCGAACTGCAGCGAGCGGATGGTGGTGGAAACGTCGTTGCCCAGGCCGCGGTTGATGGTGGCGGCCTCGTCCGCGGCGGCGCTGGTGCGCGCGTTCGACTCGGTGATGCTCGACATCATGTCGTCGATATCGCCCTTGGCCTGCAAGGCCACGTTCATATCCTGCGAGGCCATGTGGCCGACCAGTTCACGCAGGTGTTCCATCGCGGTGCGCGAGCGCTCCACGTGGGTGCCGATCTTCTCGTTGAACTGGTTGCTGTGCTGGGCGAGGTTGCGGATCTCACCCGCTACCACCGCGAAGCCGCGGCCGGATTCGCCCGCGCGCGCCGCTTCGATGGCGGCGTTGAGCGCCAGCAGGTTGGTTTCCTCGGCGATGGTGTTCACGTTCTTCAGCAGCGCGAACACGGCGTCCATTTCCTTCGCCATGCCATCGATGCGGTAGACGATGCGCAGGCTCTCACGGGAGAGCTGCACGATGAGGCCCACGAAATGTTCTAGCAGCCCGGCCGTGCGGGAGGCGAAGTCCTGCACCGAGATGCCCTTGCCGCCGCTCTCGATGATCTCGCTGAGCAGCTTCTGCTGCTTGCCGGTCTTCTGCGACAGGCCGTTGAAGCCGCCACCGAGTTCGGCCACGGCGTCGCGCAGCAGGTCGAGCGCCTGGTTCAGCTCGCGGCTGGCGTGGCCGAGTTCGTCGACGATGGCGCTGCGCACGTCTTCCATCGCCTCGCGCACCGAGGCCTCGTCGCTGGACGCGGTGTTGAGCACCACTTCCACCTCGGGCAACGGCGCCGGGCGCAGGGCGATGGCGATCCACGTGGCGGCCAGCAGCGCCACCACGACGGGAGCGACCCAGGCCGCGTGGAACACCAGGACCAGGAGCAGCGCCACGACGCTGGCGGCGAAGCCGATGCTGCGTTCGTTCTTGGGAATGACCATGATGGAAGTCTCGTTCTTCAGGTGCCGACGCGGGCGGCGGCGGAAACGGGTGTATGGGCCAGTTCGAGCAGGCGGGCGGCGATCGCGTCCAGCGGAAGCATCTCGGCGGCGGCACCGGCCTTCCAGGCGGCGCCGGGCATGCCCCACACCACCGAGCTGGCTTCGTCCTGGACGAGCGTGGGCGCACCGCTCTCCTTCAATTCGCCCAGGCCGCGCGCGCCGTCGTCGCCCATGCCGGTGAGCAGGCAGCCGATGGTGGCGGCGCCGACGCTGGCGGCCATGGAACGGAACAGCACGTCCACCGAGGGCTTGTGCCGGTTCACCGGCGGGCCGTCGTGCAGGCGGCAGACGTGGCGGGCGCCGTCCCACATCACCAACAGGTGCTGGCTGCCGGGGGCGATGTAGACGTGGCCGGCCTGTATGGGCTGGCCGTCGCGGGCCTCGCACACCTTCATCGCCGAGCAGGTGTCCATGCGCGCCGCGAAGGGGCCGCTGAAGGCGGCGGGGATGTGCTGGGTGATCACGATGGGCGGCGCCGTGGGCGGCATCGCCTCGAGCACCACGCGGATCGCCTCGGTGCCGCCGGTGGAGGCGCCGATGGCGATGATGCGCGTGCCGCCGCGCGTACCCGGCGTCTGCGCGCGCGGCAGCACGGCATCGGCGGACAGGCGCGGCGCCACGTCGAGCCGGGTGACGGTCGAACGCTCGCGCGGCTTCGCGCCGGCGGCGAGACGAACCTTGGCGCAGATCTCCGGCGCATGCTCCATGAAGGTGTTGGCCAGGTCGGCGGCGGGCTTGGTGAAGAAATCCACCGCGCCCAGTTCCAGCGCGCGCAGGGTCACGTCGGCGCCTTTCTCGGTCAGCGTGGACACCATCACCACCGGCATCGGCCGCAGGCGCATCAGGTTCTCGAGGAAGGTCAGGCCGTCCATGCGCGGCATCTCGACGTCGAGCGTGAGCACGTCGGGGTTGAGCGCCTTGATCTTCTCGCGCGCGATCAGCGGGTCCGGCGCGGCGCCCACCACTTCGATGCCCGGATCGGACTCGAGCATGGTGGTCAGCACCTTACGGACCAGGGCCGAATCGTCGACGATGAGGACGCGTACTTTCTGCATGGGCTCTCGCCGCTGGGTTGCTGGACATCCTCGTCGGCGGGCCGACCGGATCATGAATCGCGAAATGGAGCGTCAGAACAGCTCCACCTCTCCCTTTATCGGATCGTCGGCCAATCGCTTGAGGTATCGCTTCTCGCGATCGGCCAGATGGGTGTCGTGCGTGGCGCGCAACTGGCGCACGCGCACCCGTCCGCTCACCGGGAAGAACTGCACGTGGCGCGGGTAGATGTCGCCCACGTCGGCCGCGCAGAGCTTCAGCTTTTCGGTGGCGATGTAACGCTGCACGAAGGCGATGTTGCGCTGGCCGATGTCGGTCATGGTGGACAGCACGCGGCCGCCGCCGAAGATCTTCACTTCGAGGTCGTCGCGCCGACCGCCCGCCTTGAGGATCGCATTGATCAGCTGTTCCATCGCGTCGTTGCCGTAACGCGCGGCGCGGCCGACGGTGGAACTCCAGCTGTCGCGCTCGCCGGCGGGCTCGGGCAGCATGAAGTGGTTCATGCCACCGATGCGCCGCTTCGTGTCGCGCACGCAGGCCGACACGCACGAGCCGAGCACGGTGGAGATCATCTCTTCCTGCGTGCTCACGTAGAACTCGCCGGGCAGGATCTTCACCGTGACCACTTCCTGGGCGGGATCCCAGAAGCGGCGCAGGTGCTCGAATCCCGGCAACACGCTCTTGGGATCGAAACCGGCGAAGGTGCGCGGCAGCGCGACGGCGGTGTCGCTCATGTACGTTTCCGGTAGACCGTGCGGCCGATCAGGTCGAAGTCGTCGGACAGTCCATACATGGATTCCGAATGACCCAGGAACAGGTAGCCGCGGCTTTCCAGCATGCCGGCGTAACGGGAGAACAGTCGCTGCTTCGTCGGCTTGTCGAAATAGATGACGACGTTGCGACAGAAGATGGCGTCGAACTTGCCCTGCATGGGCCATTCGTGGAGCAGGTTGAGCGGCTGGATGGTCACCAGCTCGCGCAGGCGCGGGTGCACGCGGGCATAGCCGTCGTAGCTCCCCTCGCCGCGCTGGAACCAGCGCTTGCGGCGTGCTTCGCTCACGCCGCCCAGGCGGTCCACCGGGTACACGCCCTTGCGCGCGGTTTCCAGCGCCTGCGGCGAGAGGTCGGTGGCGAGGATCTTGGCGTCGATGGTCGTGCCCGTGCGCTCGAGCGCCTCGGCCAGCACCATCGCCAGGGCATACGGTTCTTCGCCGGTGGAACAGCCCGCCGACCAGATGCGCAGGCGGCCGCCACGCTTTTCGTCGAACCAGCGCGGCAGCAGTTCGTCCACGAGCAGGTCGTAGTGGTGCATCTCGCGGAAGAACGAGGTGACGTTGGTGCTGATGCAACTGGCCAGTTCGCCCAGCTCGGAGGCCGGATCGCGACGCAGCAGGTCGCAATAGGCGGCGAAACCGGACAGGTTCAGCGCGCGCAGGCGTCGCAGCAGACGGCCCTGCACGAGCTGGCGCTTGTGCTCGCCCAGCGAGATGCCGCACTGCTGCAACACGAACTCACGCAGGAAACCGAACTCGGCGTCGCCGAGGCTGGGTCCTTGGGCGCCCGCCGCGGCGGCATCGCCGTTGTCGACGAGCGCGTTCATCGATCAGAACTCCTTCCACACCGCCGCGTCGGCCGACTCGGCCGGACGCGAGGCACGCGGAGCCGGCGCGGGCGCCGTTTCGCGCACGGAAGCGAACAGGGTCTCCATCTCGACCTGGGTGGCATCCTTGCGCGGCGCGCGGGCGGCCGTGGCCTGGCCGCTCACCTGGAAGAAAGACACCTGGCGGCTCAGCTCGGTGGCCTGCTCGTGCATCGCGCGGGCGGCCGCGGCGGATTCCTCGACCAGCGCGGCGTTCTGCTGGGTCATTTCGTCCATCTGCAGCACGGCGTGGTTCACCTGGTCGATGCCGGCCGACTGCTCGGAGCTGGCGGCGGCGATCTCGGCGACGATGTCGGTCACCTTCTTCACGCTGTCGACGATCTCGGCCAACGCCTTGCCCGACTGGTCGACCAGTTCGGAGCCGGCCTTCACCTTGCTGGCGCTGTCGTTGATGAGGCCCTTGATCTCCTTTGCCGCACCCGCCGAACGCTGCGCGAGGTTGCGCACCTCGGTGGCCACCACGGCGAAGCCGCGGCCCTGCTCACCGGCACGCGCGGCTTCCACGGCGGCGTTGAGCGCGAGCAGGTTGGTCTGGAAGGCGATCTCGTCGATGAGGCTGACGATGTCGGAAATCTTCTTCGACGAAGCGTTGATCTCGCGCATGGCGACGACGGTCTGCGCCACCACCTCACCGCCCTTCTCCGCCTGCTCGCGGGCACCGCGGGCGAGCTGGTTGGCGTGGCTGGCGTTCTCGGCGTTCTGCTTCACGGTGGAGGTCATTTCCTCCATCGACGAGGCGGTTTCCTCCAGGCTGGAGGCCTGTTCCTGCGTGCGCTGGGAAAGATCGTCGTTGCCGCGCGAGATCTGCTGCGCGGCGGTGCTGACCGAGGTGGAACCGTGGCGCACCTCGGTGACGATCGCGGCGAGGCGATCGTCCATGCTGCGGAAGGCCGACTGCAGTTGGCCCAGCTCGTCCTGGCGGGTCACCTGGATGTCGTGGCCGAGCTTGCCGGCGGCGATCTCGTGGGCCACCGCCACCGTCTGCGACAGCGTGCGCAGGATCGAACGGATGACCAGCACGGCGATGACGAGGCAGATGGCCAGGCCGATCACCAGTGAGGTGATCGACAGCGCGCGGATCGTCCGGTACTGCGCGGATTCCTTCTCGAAGATGGCCTGGGCTTCCTTGCGCTTGCCCTCGATGAGGCTGCTCAACTGCGCTTGGCGGTCCATCAGCAACGGACGCACCTGCAGTTCGAGCACGTCGGAGGCGCCCTGGTCACCCTCCTTCAGGGCATCGACCATGTCGTTCTTGGACTGCACGTAGTCGTCGTTCGTGGCCTGCCACTTGTCGTAGGCCTTCTTGATGTCGGCGGACATCGGCACCTTGCGGAACTCGGCCTTGCGGGCGTCGAGGTCGGCCTGGTACTTCTCGAACTCGGCGATCTTCTGCTTCACCTGGTCGGGATTGCCCACCTTGGCCGCGGCCTCGCCGAGCACGATGAAGGAGAGCAGCGACTGCGTATTCACGCGGCTGAGCAGTTCGGAGGGCACCAGCTCCTCCTCGTAGATCTGGCGCATGCCTTCGTTCTGGAAGTGCATCGCACCCAGGCCCACCGCCGCGCCACCGAAGAGCATCAGCGTGAGCAGGCCGAGCACGCCGTACAGGCGACCGCGAACGGTCAGGGCGGGAATCTTAAAGCTGAACTTCTTCATCACGGTTCCAATCGTCAAGGTGCGACAAGGGCGATCCGGGCTTTACACGCCGAACGGGGCCCCTCCCCGCCGGCATGCCCATGCTCAGGCGACGGCTTTCGCTTCCTGGGACGCCAGGGCGGCTTCCAGCATCTGCGCGTCCTGCGGTTGCAGCAGGCGATCCACGTCGAGGAGCAGCACCATGCGCTCACCGACGGAGGTCAGTCCCTTCAGATATTCGGTATCGACGGTGGTGCCCATGTCGGGTACCGGACGGATGCCGTCCGGCGCGACCTCGACCACGTCGGAAACGGCATCGACCACGATGCCGAACTGGCGGCCGGCCACCATCACGATCACGCAGACGGTGGTGGCGGTGTATTCCTCGCGGGCCAGGCCGAAGCGCAGGCGCAGGTCGAGCACCGGCACGATGGCGCCACGCAGGTTGAGCACGCCGAGCACGTAGGACGGCGCCTGGGGGATGCGGGTCACCGGCGTCCAGCCGCGGATCTCGCGCACGGCGAGGATGTCGACGCCGTATTCCTCGTTGCCGAGGTTCACGGTCAGGTACTGGGCGGCCTCGGCGACGGAGGCGATGCTGGCTGGCTGGTTCATGTCGTTCCCACGGCGGATCGGATCGGGCAGTGGCCCCCTTCGTTAGGGGGTATCGGCCGGATTCGTGGCGACTTGAGGGCGCGCTTGCCGGAAAAACTCCTAGGTACCCGCGGACCGCGGTGACCTGGATTCGCCGATACGATCGGCTCCCACCCCTCCGGTAGGTGACGACGTCGCTACCGGAGGGGTGGGAGCCGATCGTATCGGCGAATCGAGTTGGCCCCGGTCAGGCCGCCTTGCGGCGTGCCTGCATGCGCACCAGGCCGGTGACGTCGGTGATGAGCGCCACGGCGCCGTCGGGGAGGATGGTGGCGCCGGAGATGCCCACCACGCGACGGTAATTGGCTTCCAGCGACTTCACCACGGCCTGCTGCTGGCCGATCAGCTCGTCGACGAACAGGCCGATGCGCGTGCCCTCGGCCTCCACCACGATGACGATGCCCTGGTCCACCGACAGGCGCTCGCCGTCGCAGCCGAACACGTCGAACAGGCGCACGATGGGCAGCCATTCGTCGCGGAAGCGGAACAGCTCGCCGCCACCGACCACGCTGCGCACGAGATCGGCCTTGACCTGCACCGACTCCACGATGGACACGAGCGGCACGATGTAGGTTTCGCTCCCCACGGCGGCGGTGAGGCCGTCGATGATGGCCAGCGTCAACGGCAAGGTGATGGTGAACGTGGTGCCCTTGCCGTGCACGCTGCGGATGTTCACCGTGCCACCCAGATCCATCACGTTGCGGCGGACCACGTCCATGCCCACGCCACGACCGGAGAGATCGGTGGTGGTCGCGGCCGTGGAGAAGCCCGCCTCGAAGATCAGTTCGGCCACGGCATCGTCGGACATGCCCTCGCCCGACGCGATGATGCCGCGCTGCACGGCCTTGGCCACGATGGCGTCGCGATTGAGGCCCGCGCCGTCGTCGGCCACTTCCACCACGATGGAGCCTCCGCGATGGAACGCCTCCATGCGCAAGGTGCCGGTGTCGGACTTGCCGGCCGCCGTGCGCTTGGCGGGCACTTCCAGGCCGTGGTCGATGGCGTTGCGCACGAGATGGACCAGCGGATCGCCGATCTTCTCGAGCACGGTCTTGTCCAGCTCGGTGGTTTCGCCGCGCAGGTCGAGCACCACCTTCTTGTCGAGCTTCTGCGCCAGGTCGCGCACGAGACGCGGGAAGCGGTTGAACACCGTGCTGATCGGCAGCATGCGGATGCTCATCACGCTTTCCTGCAGTTCGCGCGTGTGGCGCGCGAGCTGGGCCAGGCCGTGGCGGAACATCTCCAACCGGGCCTCGCCGACACCCTCGTTGAACTGGCTGAGCATGGCCTGGGTGATGACGAGTTCGCCCACCAGGTTGATCAGCATGTCGATCTTTTCGATGCCGACGCGAACCGAGCTGGCCTCGCTGTTGGCGGCCACCTCGCGTACGGCGCGCGGCGCAACGGGTGCCGCCGGTGCGGCCACCGGAGCCGGCGCGGCCACGCGTGGCGTCACCGTGAGCTCGCAATCGCCGTCCACCCAGTCGAACACGCCTTCGACGGCGGCGCGTTTGGCGCCGGCATCGAGACGCAGCGTGTAGGCCAGGTACGAGGCGGTCGGGTCCATGTCGGCCAGCGACGGCAGCTTCGACGCGTCCACCGTGGTGGCGAGCGGGCCGAGGGCTTCCAGTTCGCGGAACATGCGCGCCGGGTCGTTGCCGGTCTTGAGCAGGTAATCGAAGGGACGGAATGCGATGTCCCATCCCTCGATGGCTTCCGCGGGCGCGGCCGCCTTCGTGGCGACCGGCGCCGCCGCGCCGCCGACCATGGCCGACAGCTCGGCCAGCAGCGACTGGCTTTCGGCGGTGGCGCCGGGCTGGCCCGCCATCTGCAGCGAGAGCATGTCGCGGATGACGTCACCCGAACGCAGCAGCAGCTCCACGACGGCCTTTTCCATCGGACGGCGGCCGCTGCGGACCTCGTCCATCAGGTTTTCGGCCACGTGCGTGAAAGCCGCCACGTCGGCGAAACCGAAGGTGGCCGCACCGCCCTTGATCGAATGGGCGGCGCGGAACACCACGTTGATCAGCTCCGGATCGTCGGCACCCTCGTCCAACGCGAGGAGCGCCTGCTCCATGGCGTCGAGACCGTCGAGGCTCTCTTCGTGGAACGCCTTGTGGAATTGCGCCAGATCGACTTTGGACATGGGAGAAACCTGGAGTGACCGGAACGAACGGGGTATCGGATCAGCCGAGCACGCGGGCGACGGTCGCCAGCAGCTGGTCGGGGTCGAACGGCTTGACGAGCCAGCCGGTGGCGCCGGCGGCCTTGCCTTCCATCTTCTTCTCGGGGTTGGATTCGGTGGTGAGCATGAGGATCGGCACGCCGCTGTAACCGCCCATCGTGCGCATCTCGCGCACCATCGAGATGCCGTCCATCACCGGCATGTTCACGTCGGCCAGCACGAGGTCGAACTTGTGCACGCCCGCCTGGTCGAGCGCCGCGCGGCCGTTGTCGGCCTCTTCGACGTCATGGCCGGCGCCACGCAGGGTGAAGGCCACCATGCTGCGCATGGAAGCCGAGTCGTCTACCGCGAGAATCTTTGCCATCGGTGCACCTTCAGTTCACGCCGGCACGGGCCGGCAGTTCAATCAATTCGCTAAGGCCCAGCACGGCGACGCCGCGATGGAGGGAATCGCTCGCGCCGCTCCAGCGGACGGCGAGGCCGGCCGCGCGGGCGTCGCGCGAAAAGGCGGCCAGCACCTGCAGGCCCGCCGTGTCGATCTGGTTCACGGCCGAGCCGTCGATGTCCACCGGCTTGCCGGCGGTCAGCGCCGCCAGCAGGGTGTCGCGCAGCGCGGGCGCCGCGCCGATGCGCAGGTCCGCGTCGAGCGCAAGCGTACCAGCCGTGTTCTTGGAGGATTTGCCAGCCATCGTCCTACCCTTGTGCCCCCGGGGCCCGTTGCCCGGGGAGGCGTTCGTGAGGCTTATCGGCCCTCGTCCGCAAACCTTTAGGCCGGGGCTTTCGGCGGCAGGATCAGCATGGCGTCGCCGTAGGAGAAGAAGCGGTAGCGTTGCAGCACCGCGTAGCGATAGGCGTCGAGGATGGCCTCCTTGCCCGCGAGGGCCGAGACCAGCATCAGCAGGGTGGACTGGGGCAGGTGGAAGTTGGTGATCAGGGCGTCGATGCTGGTGATGCGGTAGCCCGGGAAGATGAAGATCTGCGTCTCCCCGGCGAACGGCCTCAGCACGCCGTCGACCGTGGCGCTTTCCAGCGCGCGCACCACCGTGGTGCCCACCGCGATCACGCGGCCGCCCGCCTCGCGGGTGGCGCGGATCTTTTCCACCAGCGAGGCGCCCACGTTGAGCCATTCGCGATGCATCACGTGGTCGCGCACGTCGTCGGCGCGCATGGGCTGGAAGGTACCCGCGCCGACGTGCAGGGTGACGTAGCCGAAATCGACGCCCTTCCCGCGGAGCTGGTCCAGCAGGGCCTCGTCGAAATGCAGGCCCGCCGTGGGCGCGGCCACCGCGCCCGGCTCGCGGGCGAACACGGTCTGGTAACGGTCCTTGTCTTCCTCGCCGGCGCCGCGTTCGATGTAGGGCGGCAACGGCATTTCGCCGAGGCGCGAGAGGATGCGCTCCAGCGGCTCGTCCCCCTCGAAACGCAGCTTGAAGAACTCGCCCTCGCGGCCGAGCACGGTAATGAGGCTGCCGTCGGCCAGCACGATGCGGCCGCCTTCCTTGGGCTTCTTGCTCACCCCGAGCTGGGCGCGCGCCTCGTGGGCCCCCGTGACCCGCTCGATCAGGATCTCCACCGCGCCGCCGGATTCCTTGTTGCCGTAAAGGCGCGCCGGCAGCACGCGGGTGTCGTTGAACACCAGCAGGTCGCCCGGCCGGACGAGGTCGGGCAGTTCGTGGAACTTGCGATTGGCCTTGCTGCCCGCCGCGACGTCGACCACCAACAGGCGGCTACCCGACCGCCGCGCCAGGGGCGCCTGCGCGATGAGGTCGGACGGCAGGTCGAAGTCGAAATCGGATTTCTTCACGAAAGCGGGGCCGGTGATGCTGGAAGGCGGGGATTATCCCCCAATCGGCGACCGGCCACCTACCGAAGGGGTGGGAGCGGACCCTGTCCGCGAACCCTCGGGGGCGGCTTGGGACAAAAGGGCTTTGCGGTGATTTTGCGGGTGTTTACAGCTCGCACGATCGCCGGAAGGCCTCTTTCGCCACAGCTATGGCGGGGGTTCGCGGACAGGGTCCGCTCCCGCCCCCTTCGGTAGCGAGGTTTCAGCGAGCGCTGACCCTTTCGTTACAGCCAGCCTTTCTGCCGGGCCAGCCGATAGGCCTCGATGCGGTTGGCCGCACCCAACTTGCCGATGGCCTCGGAAAGGTAATTGCGCACCGTGCCGTGGGAGAGGTTGAGTTGGGCGCCGATCTCGCTGGCCGAACTACCCTCGCCCGCCAGGCGCAGTACCTGGCGCTCGCGGTCGTTCAGCGGATCGGCCTCCGACCAGGCTTCCAGCGCCAGTTGCGGATCGATGGCCCGACCGCCCCGGTGAACGACGCGCAGCGCTTCGGCGAGCCCCTCGGCGGGCGCGTCCTTCAGCAGGTAGCCGCTCACGCCCGCATCCAGCGCGCGGCGCAGGAAGCCCGGGCGGGCGAAGGTGGTGACGATCACCACCTTCACCGGCAACTCGTGGCGATGCACGCGCTGCGCGATTTCCAGACCCGTGAGGCCGGGCATTTCGATGTCGGTGACCAGCACGTCGGGCTTGAGCCGTTGCAGCTCGCGCCACGCGGTTTCGCCGTCCGGTGCCGAGCCGAGCACCTCGATGTCGGATTCGAGATTGAGCAGTGCCGACAACGCGCCGCGCACCATGGCCTGGTCTTCGGCAAGCAGCACGCGGATCATGCGGCGGACTCCGTCAGCACCGGCGCGAGCATGACGCCGACGGTGAGCGTGGTGCCCTGCTTCGCCGGCGAGTCGATGGCGAGCGTACCGCCGATCTGCCGCACGCGTTCGCGCATGCCCGAGACGCCGTTGCCATGCGCGGCGAGGCCGCCGCGCCCGTTGTCGCTGATCCGCATCGAGAAATCCTTGCCGTTCCGGGTGATGTCCACGCGCGCCGTGCTGGCCTGCGAGTGGCGATGGATGTTGGTGACCGCTTCCCTCAGCACGAGGGCCAGCGAGGCCTGCACGGACTCGGGAAGGTCGAGCCGTTCGGGCAACGAGGTTTGCAGCGTGATGCCGGACGCTTCGAGCATGACCCGCGCCGACACCAGTTCGCTGGCCAGGTCACCCGCGCGCAGGCCGGTGACGGCGCTGCGTACTTCACCCAGCGTATGCCGGGCGACGCGTTCCACTTCGTCCATTTCCTGCTGCGCGCGTGCCGGATCGACCAGCGCCAGGCGCTTGGCCAGTTCGGACTTCAGGGTGATGAGCGAGAGCGTATGACCGAGCAGGTCGTGCAAGTCGCGACCGATGCGCTCGCGCTCGGCCAGCGTGGCCAGTCGCCGAACCTCGGCTTGCGACAGTCGCAGTTCCAGGTCGCGGCGAACCGAACGCACGTAGAGGTAATTGCTCGTACCGCCGGCGATACCGGCGAGGGCCACGACGAGGATGTGCACGGCCGGAATGCCGAACCACGCCCACCACACGCAGGCGAGCAGCGTGGCCGCGGCCGTCGCGCCGAGCCATAGGCGCGGCCGGGCGGCGAAGGCCAGCAAGGCGAGGCCGATGGCGACGTGGCCGATCGCCACGCCGTTGACCGGCCACACCGCGAATCCCGTGGCCACGATGGCGAGCGCGTTGAACGGTATGCGCCGGAGCGGCCCGAGGAACACGCCGGCGTAGCACGCCAGATACACGACGACGGAGAGAAGCGTGGGTGCGAACCACCGCCACGAAAACGCGGAAACGACCAGCGGCGCCTGGACCAGGGCGAACAGCCAGCCCAACTGCAGGCCGGCCTGCCAACGCAGGTAGATCGGCGAATGCAGGCTGCCGAGCAACGAGTCCCGTGGCGGCGGCGGCAGGCGTATCACGACGCGATCCGATCGGCTTCGATCGTCGACGCACGCGCGATGCGTTCGGCGGCAAGCAGGGGTACGGCGACCTGCAGCCGGGTGCCCTTGCCGCGCTCGGATTCGATGCGCAGCGTTCCGCCGAGCGCCTTCACGCGCTCGCGCATGCCGCAAAGGCCATTGCCCTCGGTATCGACGCCACCGCGACCGTTGTCGGCGATGCACAACGTGAGCACGTCTTTTTCCACGGCGACCTTCGCCTCGGCCACGGTGGCCTGCGCGTGGCGGT
This window of the Luteibacter aegosomatis genome carries:
- a CDS encoding STAS domain-containing protein; this translates as MAGKSSKNTAGTLALDADLRIGAAPALRDTLLAALTAGKPVDIDGSAVNQIDTAGLQVLAAFSRDARAAGLAVRWSGASDSLHRGVAVLGLSELIELPARAGVN
- the queA gene encoding tRNA preQ1(34) S-adenosylmethionine ribosyltransferase-isomerase QueA, coding for MKKSDFDFDLPSDLIAQAPLARRSGSRLLVVDVAAGSKANRKFHELPDLVRPGDLLVFNDTRVLPARLYGNKESGGAVEILIERVTGAHEARAQLGVSKKPKEGGRIVLADGSLITVLGREGEFFKLRFEGDEPLERILSRLGEMPLPPYIERGAGEEDKDRYQTVFAREPGAVAAPTAGLHFDEALLDQLRGKGVDFGYVTLHVGAGTFQPMRADDVRDHVMHREWLNVGASLVEKIRATREAGGRVIAVGTTVVRALESATVDGVLRPFAGETQIFIFPGYRITSIDALITNFHLPQSTLLMLVSALAGKEAILDAYRYAVLQRYRFFSYGDAMLILPPKAPA
- a CDS encoding sensor histidine kinase; the encoded protein is MIRLPPPPRDSLLGSLHSPIYLRWQAGLQLGWLFALVQAPLVVSAFSWRWFAPTLLSVVVYLACYAGVFLGPLRRIPFNALAIVATGFAVWPVNGVAIGHVAIGLALLAFAARPRLWLGATAAATLLACVWWAWFGIPAVHILVVALAGIAGGTSNYLYVRSVRRDLELRLSQAEVRRLATLAERERIGRDLHDLLGHTLSLITLKSELAKRLALVDPARAQQEMDEVERVARHTLGEVRSAVTGLRAGDLASELVSARVMLEASGITLQTSLPERLDLPESVQASLALVLREAVTNIHRHSQASTARVDITRNGKDFSMRISDNGRGGLAAHGNGVSGMRERVRQIGGTLAIDSPAKQGTTLTVGVMLAPVLTESAA
- a CDS encoding response regulator; translated protein: MAKILAVDDSASMRSMVAFTLRGAGHDVEEADNGRAALDQAGVHKFDLVLADVNMPVMDGISMVREMRTMGGYSGVPILMLTTESNPEKKMEGKAAGATGWLVKPFDPDQLLATVARVLG
- a CDS encoding response regulator transcription factor, with translation MIRVLLAEDQAMVRGALSALLNLESDIEVLGSAPDGETAWRELQRLKPDVLVTDIEMPGLTGLEIAQRVHRHELPVKVVIVTTFARPGFLRRALDAGVSGYLLKDAPAEGLAEALRVVHRGGRAIDPQLALEAWSEADPLNDRERQVLRLAGEGSSASEIGAQLNLSHGTVRNYLSEAIGKLGAANRIEAYRLARQKGWL